In a single window of the Nicotiana tomentosiformis chromosome 8, ASM39032v3, whole genome shotgun sequence genome:
- the LOC138897846 gene encoding uncharacterized protein, whose product MGETSFSLVYGAEPLIPVEIGEPSTIFTQATDESNGEEMRTNLDLLEENREAALIRVEAQKYFKIGDFVLKKVFQTTKETGAGKLSPNWKGPYKIRSIAGKRAYELETMEGKVLPSN is encoded by the exons ATGGGAGAGACTTCATTTTCACTTGTTTATGGTGCTGAACCCTTAATTCCAGTTGAAATAGGTGAGCCAAGTACGATATTTACACAAGCAACTGATGAATCAAATGGTGAAGAGATGAGAACGAATTTAGATTTACTCGAGGAAAATAGAGAAGCGGCTCTAATAAGAGTGGAAGCTCAGAA AtacttcaagattggggacttcgtTCTCAAAAAGGTTTTTCAAACAACAAAAGAAACTGGTGCAGGGAAGTTGagtccaaattggaaaggtccttACAAGATTCGAAGCATCGCTGGAAAAAGGGCTTATGAGTTAGAAACCATGGAAGGCAAGGTACTACCGTCGAATTAG
- the LOC138897845 gene encoding uncharacterized protein, translating to MKSLEYNIQGLGSHKSVSFSDLCMFPHIHFPPGFKTPKFEKYDGHDDPIAHLKRYCNQLRGASGNEELLMAYFGESLVGVASEWFIDQDISHWHIWDDISHAFIKQFQYNIDIALNCNSLFNIKKKSTEIFREYAIK from the coding sequence atgaaaagtcttgaatataacatacaaggactaggtagtcacaaaagtgtttcgttcagcgatttatgcatgttccctcacatccatttccCACccgggttcaagaccccaaaatttgagaagtatgatggacacgacgaccctatcgcccacttgaaaaggtattgcaaccagctgaggggtgcaagTGGAAATGAGGAattgttgatggcttattttggggaaagtcttgtgggggtagcctctgaatggttcattgatcaagatatctctcactggcatatCTGGGAtgatatatcccatgccttcatcaaacaatttcagtacaacattgatattgcACTAAATTGCAATTCCTTGTTCAATATAAAGAAAAAGTCGACGGAAATATTTAGGGAGTATGCCATCAAGTAG